GCTCTACGGCGATCTGGTGGAGTCGCTGAAACCGTTCGATCCGAACACGCAGACGACGATCAAGGAGCCGCTCGCCGAGGTGTGGCTCCCGCCCGCGCGCGACGCGATCTTGACGAAGGAGCACGTCGAGCGCGCCAAGCGCCGCGTCGGTCACCTCGCCGACATGATCGACTGGCCCACCACGAAGACGCGCCTCCTCGTCGACGACGTCGCGACGGGCCGCGCGTTCTTCGGCGCCGACGGCTTCCTCCCCGCCTACTACGAAGAGCTCGCGCCGCTCGCGGCGTACGTGCCGGCCGACGCGCGCTTCGTCCTCGCGGCGCCGGCCGCGCTCACCGCCGACGTGCGGGCCGAGCTCGAACGCGCGGCCGAAGACGCGGCGGTCAAGGCCGAGACGCCGAGCTTCATCCTCGGCGCGCACTACCTCACCGAAGAGGAAGGCGCCGCCGCCCTCGCGCGTCGCTCCGTCGTCGCGCTCCACGCGACGCCCATCGCCGGCGCGCCGGGGGAAGGCTTCGCGCAGTGGGAGACGACGAGCCACGCGCTCTCGCTCGCCGCGCAGGACAACGAGGACCTCACGCGCGCGGTGAAGGCGGCGCGGGCGCAGAAGGGCAAGTCGAACGCGCTCGCGCCCGTCGCGCGCCGCGTCCTCCACTACAAGGACCAAGGCCTCCGCGTCTTCCTCACCGCGCGCGCGGAGACGCAGGCGGAGCGCCTATGCGCGCTGCTCTCGCATCAGGGCGTTCGATGCAAAGTGCAACCTTCGCTCGCGGCCGCGCCGGCCGACGCCGACGCCGAGGTCGTGGTCGGGCCCCTCACCCGCGGCGTGCTCCTCCCCGGCGAGGGCCTCGCGCTCGTCACGGAGGAGGAGATCTTCGGCGGCCGCGCGCATCGCGTCGCGCGCCGGAAGGTCGCCGACAAGACGCGACCGTTCGTCGAGGACCTGCGCTCGCTGAACGTCGGCGACTACGTCGTCCACGTCGAGCACGGCATCGGCCGTTACGAGGGCCTCGTCCATCGCGACGTCGGCGGCCTCACGGTCGATCTCCTCGTCGTCGCGTACGCGGGCGGCGACAAGCTGTACCTCCCGGTCTACCGCCTCAACCAGATCCAGAAGTTCTCCGGCGCGGAGGCGGGGGAGCCGAAGATCGATCGCCTCGGCGGCGCCTCGTTCGCGAAGACGAAGTCGAAGGTCCGCGCCGCGGTGCGGCAGATGGCGGACGAGCTCCTCCGCCTCTACGCCGAGCGGCAGTCCCAGCTCGGCGACGCGCTCGACGCCGCCGACGACGAGTACCGCGCGTTCGAGGCGACGTTCCAGTTCGACGAGACCGACGATCAGGCGCGCGCGATCGACGAGGTGAACAAGGACCTCGAGATCCCGCGCCCGATGGACCGCCTCGTCTGCGGCGACGTCGGGTTCGGCAAGACCGAGGTCGCGATCCGCGCGGCCTTCCGCGTCGCGCACGCCGGCAAGCAGGTCGCCGTGCTCTGCCCCACCACCGTGCTCGCGCAGCAGCACTTCCGCACCTTCGAGGCGCGGATGCGCGACTACCCGATCAACCTCAAGGTCCTCTCGCGCTTCCAGACGAAGAAGGAGAGCGACGAGGTGCTCGCCGGCCTGAAGGACGGCAAGGTCGACGTCGTCATCGGCACGCATCGCCTGCTCTCGAAGGACATCCACTTCAAGTCGCTCGGTCTCCTCGTCGTCGACGAGGAGCAGCGCTTCGGCGTCGCGCACAAGGAGCGCATCAAGCAGATGCGCGTGAACGTCGACGTCCTCACGCTCTCGGCGACGCCGATCCCGCGCACGTTGCAGATGGCGGTCGCCGGCATCCGCGACCTCTCGCTCATCACGACGCCGCCGGTCGATCGGCGCGCGGTGCGCACGCTCGTCACCGCCTACGACGAGCAGGTCCTCAAGGAGGCGATCGGCCGCGAGCTGCACCGCGGCGGCCAGGTCTTCTACGTCTACAACCGCGTCGAGGGCCTCTACGAGAAGGCGAACGTGGTGCAGCGCCTCTTCCCGAACGCGCGCATCGGCGTCGTCCACGGCCAGATGGCGCTGAAGAAGGGGCCTCGATCGCAGCAGATCGAGGGCCAGAGCGAATCGGCGCTCGAGAAGACGATGCTCGACTTCGTCGAGGGCCGCTACGACATCCTCTGCGCGACCGCGATCATCGAGAGCGGCCTCGACATCCCGCGCGCGAACACGATCATCATCGATCGCGCCGACCTCTTCGGCCTCGCGCAGCTCTACCAGCTCCGCGGCCGCGTCGGCCGGAGCAAGGAGCGCGCGTATTGTTACCTCGTCGTGCCGCCGCCCTCGGCGATGAACGACGAGGCGCGCGCGCGGATCGAGGCGCTCGAGCGCCACACCGAGCTCGGGAGCGGCTTCAAGATCGCCTCCCTCGACCTCGAGCTCCGCGGCGCGGGAGACATCCTCGGCGCGGAGCAGTCGGGCAACATCGCGTCGGTCGGCCTCGACCTCTTCGCGCAGATGCTCGACGAGGCGGTCCACGAGCTCCGCGGCGAGCCGGTCGTCCACGACGTGGACCCAGAGCTCTCGTTCGACGTGACCGCGCTGCTCCCCGACGACTACGTCGGCGACGTCGGCGTGCGCCTGTCGATCTACAAGCGCCTCGCGAGCGCGATCGACGAGGCCGAGGTCGGCCAGATCGCGATCGAGATGGAGGACCGCTTCGGCCCCCCGCCCTCCGAAGCGAAGTGCCTCGTGCGCTTGATGACGCTGAAGTGCGAGCTCCGCAAGCTCAAGGTCCTCGGCTGCGAGGCGACCGCGCGCGCGGTCACGCTCCACCTCCGCGACGACACCCCGCTCGATCCGCAGAAGGTGCTCGCGTTCGTGAAAGAGAAGCACACGCCGTACAAGATCACTCCGGACATGCGCCTCACCCGCCGCTTCGGCGGCGAGAACGACGGCCTGGTGAACGCGGAGGAGATGCTGGTGGAGCTCTCCCGCTGCTGGCGCGACTGACGCGCGGCCTCACTTCGAGGCGCGGTT
This genomic stretch from Labilithrix sp. harbors:
- the mfd gene encoding transcription-repair coupling factor, which encodes MHAEAETELDPLPSVLPPEGVEVTRLAAIAARTDARVDVAGVRGAADAVLVAALARGPAPIVVVAEDGEDAARLASDVAFLSRTKGEEDDVLVLALPEASPYADVNPDRRAAMARMATLAHLATARPWRVLVVPPAALVRKLVPPGVLRATTHHVAKEAELDRDRLVRDLLDAGWLRVPVVEDPGSFAVRGSILDVWPPGSADPIRIELYGDLVESLKPFDPNTQTTIKEPLAEVWLPPARDAILTKEHVERAKRRVGHLADMIDWPTTKTRLLVDDVATGRAFFGADGFLPAYYEELAPLAAYVPADARFVLAAPAALTADVRAELERAAEDAAVKAETPSFILGAHYLTEEEGAAALARRSVVALHATPIAGAPGEGFAQWETTSHALSLAAQDNEDLTRAVKAARAQKGKSNALAPVARRVLHYKDQGLRVFLTARAETQAERLCALLSHQGVRCKVQPSLAAAPADADAEVVVGPLTRGVLLPGEGLALVTEEEIFGGRAHRVARRKVADKTRPFVEDLRSLNVGDYVVHVEHGIGRYEGLVHRDVGGLTVDLLVVAYAGGDKLYLPVYRLNQIQKFSGAEAGEPKIDRLGGASFAKTKSKVRAAVRQMADELLRLYAERQSQLGDALDAADDEYRAFEATFQFDETDDQARAIDEVNKDLEIPRPMDRLVCGDVGFGKTEVAIRAAFRVAHAGKQVAVLCPTTVLAQQHFRTFEARMRDYPINLKVLSRFQTKKESDEVLAGLKDGKVDVVIGTHRLLSKDIHFKSLGLLVVDEEQRFGVAHKERIKQMRVNVDVLTLSATPIPRTLQMAVAGIRDLSLITTPPVDRRAVRTLVTAYDEQVLKEAIGRELHRGGQVFYVYNRVEGLYEKANVVQRLFPNARIGVVHGQMALKKGPRSQQIEGQSESALEKTMLDFVEGRYDILCATAIIESGLDIPRANTIIIDRADLFGLAQLYQLRGRVGRSKERAYCYLVVPPPSAMNDEARARIEALERHTELGSGFKIASLDLELRGAGDILGAEQSGNIASVGLDLFAQMLDEAVHELRGEPVVHDVDPELSFDVTALLPDDYVGDVGVRLSIYKRLASAIDEAEVGQIAIEMEDRFGPPPSEAKCLVRLMTLKCELRKLKVLGCEATARAVTLHLRDDTPLDPQKVLAFVKEKHTPYKITPDMRLTRRFGGENDGLVNAEEMLVELSRCWRD